The Alphaproteobacteria bacterium genome contains a region encoding:
- a CDS encoding DNA-3-methyladenine glycosylase I — MAALLHPDGKRRCPWPGQDPFYVAYHDDEWGVPERDDRALYEKLVLDGFQAGLSWITILRKRENFRKAFDGFDPARIARYTPRKIERLMQDTGIVRNRMKIEGAVASARAWLDVMEKGPGFSALLWGFLDGAPKVNRFRSVKQVPAETPVSKAMSKELAGRGFKFVGPTIVYAFMQATGMVNDHLVDCYRHEHLSGGPAK; from the coding sequence GTGGCCGCCCTCCTGCATCCCGACGGCAAGCGCCGCTGTCCGTGGCCCGGACAGGACCCGTTCTACGTCGCCTATCACGATGACGAATGGGGCGTGCCGGAACGCGACGACCGCGCGCTTTACGAGAAGCTCGTGCTCGATGGATTCCAGGCCGGACTGTCCTGGATCACGATCCTGCGCAAGCGGGAGAATTTCCGCAAAGCCTTCGATGGCTTCGACCCGGCCAGGATCGCGCGCTATACACCGAGGAAAATCGAGCGGTTGATGCAGGATACCGGCATCGTGCGCAACCGCATGAAGATCGAAGGTGCCGTCGCGTCAGCGCGGGCCTGGCTCGACGTGATGGAAAAAGGCCCGGGGTTTTCCGCGCTGCTCTGGGGATTTCTCGACGGCGCCCCCAAAGTGAACCGCTTCCGTTCGGTCAAGCAAGTCCCGGCGGAGACGCCGGTCTCGAAAGCGATGTCGAAGGAACTGGCAGGCCGCGGATTCAAATTCGTCGGGCCGACGATCGTCTACGCCTTCATGCAGGCGACCGGGATGGTCAACGACCATCTGGTCGACTGCTATCGTCACGAACATTTGAGCGGTGGCCCCGCAAAATAG
- a CDS encoding folate-binding protein, with translation MKAALLPERGAVKVAGEDARKFLNGLLTADIAKVTPERAAYAALLTPQGKIMIDVIVAEAPAEDGGGFFLDCPRALCPNLVERLNFYKLRAKVIAEDLSEVLGVMAVWDGTGETEYGLCYPDPRLAELGMRCMLPPHLARDAAADLAAALLDASAYEAHRIMLGAPRGGLDFYYNDAFPHEADMDQLNGIDFDKGCYVGQEVVSRVEHRGTARKRVVPVAFEDFAAEAGVAVKAGDIDIGVMGTSVGGSGRGLAMLRLDRVGDAMAAGTPLMSGGMTLRPVKPAWARFDWPGEAKAAE, from the coding sequence ATGAAAGCTGCACTGTTGCCCGAGCGCGGCGCCGTGAAGGTCGCCGGCGAAGACGCCCGCAAGTTTCTCAACGGACTGCTTACCGCCGATATCGCGAAGGTGACGCCGGAGCGTGCCGCCTATGCGGCCCTGCTGACGCCGCAGGGCAAGATCATGATCGACGTGATCGTGGCCGAAGCGCCCGCGGAAGATGGCGGCGGCTTCTTCCTCGATTGCCCGCGCGCGCTTTGCCCGAACCTGGTCGAGCGGCTGAATTTCTACAAGCTGCGCGCCAAGGTCATCGCTGAAGACCTGTCGGAGGTGCTCGGCGTCATGGCCGTCTGGGATGGCACGGGCGAGACCGAGTATGGACTGTGCTATCCCGATCCGCGCCTTGCCGAGCTTGGGATGCGCTGCATGCTGCCGCCGCATCTGGCGCGCGACGCTGCCGCGGATCTTGCCGCCGCGCTCCTCGACGCCAGCGCGTATGAAGCCCACCGCATCATGCTCGGCGCGCCGCGCGGCGGGCTTGATTTCTACTACAACGACGCCTTTCCGCACGAAGCCGACATGGACCAGCTCAACGGCATCGATTTCGACAAGGGCTGCTACGTCGGCCAGGAAGTCGTCTCGCGCGTCGAGCATCGCGGCACCGCGCGCAAGCGTGTCGTGCCGGTGGCGTTCGAGGATTTCGCCGCGGAGGCCGGCGTCGCGGTCAAGGCCGGCGACATCGACATTGGCGTGATGGGGACCTCGGTCGGCGGCAGCGGGCGCGGCCTTGCGATGCTGCGCCTCGACCGCGTCGGCGACGCGATGGCGGCGGGAACGCCGCTGATGTCCGGCGGGATGACGCTGCGGCCGGTGAAGCCCGCCTGGGCGCGTTTCGATTGGCCGGGCGAAGCCAAGGCCGCGGAGTAA
- a CDS encoding TIGR02301 family protein: MLLRALLLLALSATSALAQPSAGGRAPYESDLQRLSEIMGALHYLRDLCGAREGQVWRNEMQALVDAEAPSGERRERLVASFNRGYRGFQQTYRTCTPAADYAIRRYLDEGSKIARDITARYAN; this comes from the coding sequence ATGCTCCTCCGCGCCCTCCTCCTGCTCGCCTTGTCGGCGACCTCCGCCCTCGCCCAGCCCTCGGCCGGCGGACGCGCACCTTATGAGAGCGACCTGCAGCGGCTCTCCGAGATCATGGGCGCGCTGCACTATCTGCGCGATCTCTGCGGGGCGCGGGAAGGGCAGGTCTGGCGCAACGAAATGCAGGCGCTGGTCGATGCCGAGGCGCCGAGCGGGGAGCGTCGCGAACGGCTGGTCGCGAGCTTCAACCGCGGTTACCGCGGGTTCCAGCAGACCTACCGCACCTGCACGCCCGCCGCCGACTACGCGATCCGCCGCTATCTCGACGAAGGCTCGAAGATCGCGCGCGATATCACTGCGCGCTATGCGAATTAA
- a CDS encoding NUDIX hydrolase, which yields MTDPRMYPQRPYLAVSAAIIRDGHVLVARRAKGASTGLYTLPGGVVEAGETLHQAIVREIAEETAITIEPVALAGHREFITRDEAGRVSRHFVILCFAARWLAGEGTPQIEELSELRWLRPSEIGELKTTEGLADIIAAAFTRMGG from the coding sequence ATGACCGATCCCCGCATGTATCCGCAGCGCCCGTACCTTGCGGTGAGCGCGGCGATCATCCGCGACGGCCATGTGCTGGTCGCGCGGCGCGCCAAGGGCGCGAGCACCGGGCTCTACACGCTGCCCGGCGGGGTCGTGGAAGCCGGCGAGACGCTGCACCAGGCAATCGTGCGCGAGATCGCGGAGGAAACCGCCATCACCATCGAACCGGTCGCGCTTGCGGGCCACCGGGAATTCATCACGCGCGACGAGGCCGGACGGGTCTCGCGCCATTTCGTAATCCTGTGCTTTGCGGCGCGCTGGCTTGCCGGCGAAGGCACGCCGCAGATCGAGGAATTGTCGGAGCTGCGCTGGCTGCGACCCTCGGAGATTGGGGAACTCAAGACGACCGAAGGGTTGGCGGACATCATCGCGGCGGCGTTCACGCGCATGGGGGGCTAG
- a CDS encoding SOS response-associated peptidase yields the protein MCGRYAITTAPEAIRQLFRYLEQPNFPPRYNVAPTQPVPIVRMVEGKRQFALVRWGLIPAWVKDPRTFSLVINARGESVLDKPAFKNAMKYRRCLFPADGFYEWERKGEKKRPYFVRRKGGGPLAFAGLWESWMGPNGEEQETAAIITTTASRSISHIHDRMPVIVPPEAFDFWLDPKVDAETATAAIQPAKDEAIEHYEVSRAVNRFENDSPKLVEPLTEPEPETAPPKRIKKEQQDDRQGSLF from the coding sequence ATGTGCGGCCGCTACGCCATAACGACGGCACCGGAGGCGATCCGGCAGCTGTTCCGGTATCTGGAACAGCCGAATTTCCCGCCGCGCTACAATGTCGCGCCGACGCAGCCGGTTCCGATCGTGCGCATGGTCGAGGGCAAGCGGCAGTTCGCGCTGGTGCGCTGGGGGCTGATCCCGGCCTGGGTGAAGGACCCGCGCACGTTCTCGCTGGTGATCAACGCGCGGGGTGAGTCGGTGCTCGACAAGCCCGCGTTCAAGAACGCCATGAAATACCGGCGCTGCCTGTTTCCGGCCGACGGGTTCTATGAATGGGAGCGCAAGGGAGAAAAGAAGCGGCCCTATTTCGTGCGCCGGAAGGGCGGCGGTCCGCTCGCGTTCGCAGGCCTGTGGGAAAGTTGGATGGGACCGAACGGCGAGGAGCAGGAGACCGCCGCGATCATCACGACAACCGCGAGCCGCTCGATCTCGCATATTCACGATCGCATGCCGGTCATCGTGCCGCCGGAGGCGTTCGATTTCTGGCTCGACCCGAAGGTCGATGCCGAGACGGCGACGGCTGCGATCCAGCCCGCGAAGGACGAGGCGATCGAGCACTACGAGGTGTCGCGGGCGGTGAACCGGTTCGAGAACGATTCGCCGAAACTGGTCGAGCCGCTGACCGAGCCGGAGCCGGAAACGGCGCCGCCGAAGCGGATAAAGAAAGAGCAACAAGACGACCGGCAGGGGAGTTTGTTCTAA